Proteins from one Thermococcus bergensis genomic window:
- a CDS encoding FtsZ/tubulin family protein has translation MRALIIGVGQCGTKIADLFALVNFEALAINTSKSDLDYLKHIPEDRRILVGESLTGGKGVNANPVLGREAIKRDLPLVMKKISSMVGYSDVDIFFLTFGFGGGTGAGGAPVLAEALKEEYPESLVVAIGALPLKEEGIRPTINAAITIDKLSKVVDSIIAIDNNKLKESAEDISKAYEKINYTIVERIASLLALIDVPGEQTLDASDLKFVLNAFGSFATVGYAKAEANKVKNISRLILKSFENEGLYLEANIESALYGLVAIHGPPELLKAKDIFEALEYLTRKIKGKQIFRGFYPDPREKEIEVVTLLSGIYESKSIEDIVVTAKKYAHAFMKAKEEAETKKKELLTGLPDFDDIYPGEADERLG, from the coding sequence GTGAGGGCTTTAATCATTGGAGTCGGTCAGTGTGGAACAAAGATAGCTGACCTATTTGCCCTTGTTAACTTTGAAGCGCTGGCTATAAATACTTCCAAAAGTGACCTCGATTACCTAAAGCACATCCCAGAGGACAGGAGGATACTCGTTGGCGAAAGCCTAACAGGGGGAAAGGGAGTAAACGCCAATCCGGTGCTGGGAAGAGAAGCCATTAAAAGGGACCTTCCACTGGTGATGAAAAAGATAAGCTCAATGGTCGGCTACAGTGACGTTGATATCTTCTTCCTAACATTTGGCTTCGGGGGAGGAACCGGGGCAGGAGGAGCGCCGGTTCTGGCAGAAGCGCTAAAAGAGGAATACCCTGAGTCCCTTGTAGTGGCCATAGGGGCCCTGCCCTTGAAGGAAGAGGGCATACGGCCCACAATAAACGCGGCAATAACCATAGACAAGCTCTCTAAGGTAGTGGACTCGATAATAGCGATAGACAACAACAAGCTGAAGGAAAGTGCCGAGGACATATCCAAAGCTTATGAAAAGATAAACTACACGATAGTTGAGAGAATAGCCTCCCTTTTGGCTTTAATAGACGTTCCCGGTGAACAGACGCTTGACGCAAGTGACTTAAAGTTCGTTCTCAATGCCTTTGGAAGCTTTGCCACAGTGGGCTATGCGAAAGCTGAGGCTAATAAAGTTAAAAACATCTCTCGCCTAATCTTGAAGTCCTTTGAAAACGAAGGGCTTTACCTCGAGGCCAACATAGAGTCGGCCCTTTATGGATTGGTCGCCATCCATGGCCCACCAGAGCTCCTAAAGGCAAAGGACATCTTTGAAGCCCTTGAATATCTAACAAGGAAGATAAAGGGCAAGCAAATTTTCCGGGGCTTTTATCCGGATCCAAGGGAGAAGGAGATAGAAGTTGTGACACTTTTGAGCGGTATATACGAGAGCAAGAGCATAGAAGATATAGTGGTTACTGCCAAAAAATACGCCCATGCATTCATGAAAGCAAAAGAAGAAGCCGAAACAAAGAAAAAGGAACTTTTAACCGGATTGCCGGACTTTGATGACATTTACCCGGGTGAGGCAGATGAAAGACTCGGTTGA